From Jaculus jaculus isolate mJacJac1 chromosome 19, mJacJac1.mat.Y.cur, whole genome shotgun sequence, a single genomic window includes:
- the LOC101608153 gene encoding mitochondrial import inner membrane translocase subunit Tim8 A-like, whose translation MDGPWSLSLDPELQRFLDAETQKQRAQRLIHQMTELCWDKCVDRLGPRLDGRAEACLVNCVESFLDTSHFILSRLEHLQRSKPAFSESLSD comes from the coding sequence ATGGACGGCCCGTGGTCCTTGTCGCTGGACCCCGAGCTGCAGCGCTTCCTGGACGCGGAGACGCAGAAGCAGCGCGCGCAGCGGCTCATCCACCAGATGACCGAGCTGTGCTGGGACAAGTGCGTGGACAGGCTGGGGCCCAGGCTGGACGGCAGGGCCGAAGCCTGCCTCGTGAACTGCGTGGAGAGCTTCCTCGACACCAGCCACTTCATCCTGAGCCGCCTGGAGCACCTGCAGCGGTCCAAGCCCGCCTTCTCGGAGAGCCTTTCCGACTGA